The following coding sequences lie in one Apium graveolens cultivar Ventura chromosome 3, ASM990537v1, whole genome shotgun sequence genomic window:
- the LOC141711670 gene encoding uncharacterized protein LOC141711670 isoform X2, with protein sequence MGIMFIFLLHTMIKIDVLRRLILVLFRLQYMVSVVIPLMKLKRSTKVVFYCHFPDLLLAQHTTSLRRVYRKPIDFVEELTTGLADLILVNSKFTASTFVKTFKHLDSQEVRPAVLYPAVNVEQFTEPDAFKLNFLSINRFERKKNIDLAISAFSMLCKDETNVLQCRNLADATLTVAGGFDRRLRENVEYLEELKALADREGMSDRVKFVTSCSTSERNTFLSECLCVLYTPKDEHFGIVPLEAMAAHKPVMACNSGGPVETIKDGITGFLCNPNPEAFSSAMSKFIREPQRAEKMGKDARRHIEESFSTKMFGQNLNGYLVDIVREKIE encoded by the exons ATGGGCATAATGTTCATATTTTTACTGCACACCATGATAAAAATCGATGTTTTGAGGAGACTCATTCTG GTACTTTTCCGGTTACAGTATATG GTCTCTGTAGTCATCCCACTGATGAAGTTAAAAAGGTCTACAAAG GTTGTATTTTATTGCCACTTTCCCGATTTGTTGTTGGCTCAACATACAACTTCTCTGAGGAGGGTATATCGGAAGCCTATAGACTTCGTCGAAGAATTAACAACAG GACTGGCAGATTTAATTCTGGTTAACAGCAAGTTTACTGCATCAACTTTTGTGAAGACATTCAAACATCTTGATTCTCAAGAAGTTAGACCTGCCGTGCTTTATCCAGCAGTAAATGTGGAGCAGTTTACTGAACCTGATGCATTCAA GTTGAATTTTCTTTCCATCAATCGATTTGAAAGAAAAAAGAACATAGACTTGGCTATTTCTGCTTTCTCGATGCTTTGCAAAGATGAAACAAATGTTCTCCAATGTCGTAATTTGGCTGATGCTACCTTGACAGTTGCAG GTGGCTTTGATAGACGCCTGAGAGAAAATGTTGAATACTTGGAGGAACTAAAAGCGCTAGCTGATAGAGAGGGTATGTCTGACCGTGTCAAATTTGTCACATCTTGTTCAACATCAGAAAGGAACACATTTCTCTCTGAATGCTTGTGTGTTCTTTACACACCCAAG GATGAACACTTTGGCATTGTTCCCCTCGAGGCAATGGCAGCCCATAAACCAGTCATGGCCTGTAACAGTGGGGGCCCTGTTGAGACGATCAAGGATGGTATTACTGGGTTCCTCTGCAACCCTAATCCAGAAGCTTTCTCATCGGCTATGAGTAAATTTATTAGGGAGCCACAGCGGGCAGAAAAGATGGGTAAAGATGCCCGACGGCATATAGAAGAATCATTTTCTACCAAAATGTTTGGCCAGAACTTGAATGGTTATCTTGTTGATATAGTCCGAGAAAAGATTGAGTAA
- the LOC141710592 gene encoding uncharacterized protein LOC141710592, with protein MDPRYIPETSKHLEKQHELLWEAYRSMTHELQKLQVEEEMLMRKFYETMSAQGLNKKSSSKREIRYVYSRRPRTKELPATEAPSQTSQPDNLTSTPPTPTHLALDLPAARRYIRNGK; from the exons ATGGATCCACGATACATCCCGGAAACGTCCAA ACATTTGGAGAAACAGCACGAGCTCCTGTGGGAGGCTTACAGATCAATGACTCATGAACTGCAGAAACTTCAG GTGGAGGAAGAAATGCTGATGCGCAAGTTTTATGAAACCATGTCAGCTCAAGGTTTAAATAAGAAG TCTAGTTCAAAACGAGAAATTCGGTATGTGTATAGTCGACGTCCTCGAACCAAAGAATTACCTGCTACTGAAGCGCCTTCCCAGACGTCCCAGCCAGATAATCTTACTTCTACACCTCCCACTCCTACACATCTTGCTTTGGATCTTCCTGCTGCCCGAAG GTATATTAGGAATGGAAAATGA
- the LOC141713869 gene encoding uncharacterized protein LOC141713869, giving the protein MTPFQALYSQVPPAINYQAAKSEDPMVIQFAKDIIQTMRLPKNNLCKAQERMKVFADRKRTDREFNIGDEVFLKLQPYRQSSVALKKRIGSGIVVQITPPNANDSEAEEPLPYKILERKLIKKGNNPAVMVKVQWEQGIEDEATWEEWNLLKKKFPEI; this is encoded by the exons ATGACTCCCTTCCAGGCTTTGTATAGTCAAGTACCACCAGCAATCAACTATCAAGCAGCAAAAAGTGAGGATCCTATGGTAATTCAGTTTGCTAAAGACATAATCCAGACTATGAGATTACCAAAGAACAATTTGTGCAAGGCTCAAGAGAGGATGAAGGTGTTTGCTGATAGAAAAAGGACTGATAGAGAGTTCAATATTGGAGATGAAGTCTTCCTTAAACTTCAACCCTATAGGCAATCAAGTGTGGCT CTCAAGAAAAGGATAGGATCTGGCATAGTTGTGCAAATCACTCCTCCTAATGCTAATGATAGTGAAGCTGAAGAACCTCTCCCTTATAAGATCTTAGAAAGGAAGTTGATCAAAAAGGGTAATAATCCAGCCGTGATGGTTAAGGTGCAATGGGAACAAGGCATTGAAGATGAAGCAACCTGGGAGGAATGGAATTTATTGAAGAAGAAATTTCCAGAAATATAA
- the LOC141713868 gene encoding uncharacterized protein LOC141713868 yields the protein MNAPYFDVLKSLRRQGKQKQMVTMEHHYRVEIFTAAIDQQLQELNNRFSEQMTELLILSASLNPRDGYRSFNIENICKLAEKFYPEDFLGDEKIHLQCELQHYGLDVPVHPDLKNLSTLGDLCHGLVTTGKADMYPLVDRLLRLVLTLPASTATSERAFSAMKIVKTSLRNRMEDEFLRDYLIVYIEKEIAETISAEEIIDSFYLIKERFLVPPLGSINVQLKPMGFINKDELVIRRTTTKAIPPDSFFLCNVKDDQLPLQSTIPWFYTTKTQSYVNPNSFIDLGINTGTSFYELRKYTKTIFPPTQRRTRKRIQ from the exons ATGAATGCTCCCTACTTTGATGTGCTTAAATCTCTTCGTCGACAAGGAAAACAAAAGCAAATGGTGACAATGGAACATCATTACCGAGTAGAAATCTTTACAGCTGCCATAGATCAACAATTACAGGAGCTAAACAATAGATTCAGTGAACAAATGACGGAGCTTCTCATTTTAAGTGCATCACTAAATCCTAGGGATGGTTACAGGTCTTTCAACATAGAGAACATTTGCAAGTTAGCTGAAAAGTTTTATCCAGAAGATTTTTTGGGAGATGAAAAAATCCATCTACAGTGTGAACTACAACATTATGGGTTAGATGTTCCGGTTCATCCAGATTTGAAGAATCTGTCTACTCTTGGTGATTTATGTCATGGATTGGTAACCACAGGGAAAGCTGACATGTATCCATTAGTTGATAGACTATTAAGGCTTGTCTTGACTCTTCCAGCATCTACTGCAACATCTGAACGAGCTTTTTCTGCTATGAAAATTGTGAAAACAAGTCTTCGCAATCGAATGGAAGATGAATTTCTTAGGGATTATTTGATAGTGTATATTGAAAAGGAGATTGCGGAGACCATTTCTGCCGAGGAAATCattgattctttttatttgaTCAAAGAAAG ATTCCTGGTTCCGCCCCTGGGGTCAATCAATGTTCAACTGAAACCGATGGGTTTTATCAATAAAGATGAACTTGTTATAAGGAGGACTACTACAAAAGCAATCCCTCCGGATTCATTTTTCTTATGTAATGTAAAAGATGATCAATTGCCACTCCAATCAACAATTCCATGGTTTTATACGACAAAAACGCAGTCCTATGTTAATCCTAACTCGTTTATCGATCTGGGGATTAATACTGGAACTAGTTTTTATGAATTACGGAAGTATACTAAGACTATCTTTCCACCTACTCAGCGTCGTACTAGGAAACGGATTCAGTAA
- the LOC141711670 gene encoding uncharacterized protein LOC141711670 isoform X1 codes for METKSGLRLNIGILHPDLGIGGAERLIVDAAVELASHGHNVHIFTAHHDKNRCFEETHSGTFPVTVYGSFLPRHIFQHFHALCAYIRCIFVALCMLFMWKSFDVVLIDQVSVVIPLMKLKRSTKVVFYCHFPDLLLAQHTTSLRRVYRKPIDFVEELTTGLADLILVNSKFTASTFVKTFKHLDSQEVRPAVLYPAVNVEQFTEPDAFKLNFLSINRFERKKNIDLAISAFSMLCKDETNVLQCRNLADATLTVAGGFDRRLRENVEYLEELKALADREGMSDRVKFVTSCSTSERNTFLSECLCVLYTPKDEHFGIVPLEAMAAHKPVMACNSGGPVETIKDGITGFLCNPNPEAFSSAMSKFIREPQRAEKMGKDARRHIEESFSTKMFGQNLNGYLVDIVREKIE; via the exons ATGGAGACAAAGAGTGGGTTAAGGTTAAACATCGGAATCTTACATCCCGATCTCGGAATAG GTGGAGCTGAAAGGTTAATTGTTGATGCTGCCGTAGAACTCGCATCCCATGGGCATAATGTTCATATTTTTACTGCACACCATGATAAAAATCGATGTTTTGAGGAGACTCATTCTG GTACTTTTCCGGTTACAGTATATGGTTCTTTCCTGCCCCGACATATCTTCCAGCATTTTCATGCATTATGTGCCTATATTCGCTGTATATTTGTTGCCCTCTGTatgttatttatgtggaaatccttTGACGTCGTACTCATTGATCAGGTCTCTGTAGTCATCCCACTGATGAAGTTAAAAAGGTCTACAAAG GTTGTATTTTATTGCCACTTTCCCGATTTGTTGTTGGCTCAACATACAACTTCTCTGAGGAGGGTATATCGGAAGCCTATAGACTTCGTCGAAGAATTAACAACAG GACTGGCAGATTTAATTCTGGTTAACAGCAAGTTTACTGCATCAACTTTTGTGAAGACATTCAAACATCTTGATTCTCAAGAAGTTAGACCTGCCGTGCTTTATCCAGCAGTAAATGTGGAGCAGTTTACTGAACCTGATGCATTCAA GTTGAATTTTCTTTCCATCAATCGATTTGAAAGAAAAAAGAACATAGACTTGGCTATTTCTGCTTTCTCGATGCTTTGCAAAGATGAAACAAATGTTCTCCAATGTCGTAATTTGGCTGATGCTACCTTGACAGTTGCAG GTGGCTTTGATAGACGCCTGAGAGAAAATGTTGAATACTTGGAGGAACTAAAAGCGCTAGCTGATAGAGAGGGTATGTCTGACCGTGTCAAATTTGTCACATCTTGTTCAACATCAGAAAGGAACACATTTCTCTCTGAATGCTTGTGTGTTCTTTACACACCCAAG GATGAACACTTTGGCATTGTTCCCCTCGAGGCAATGGCAGCCCATAAACCAGTCATGGCCTGTAACAGTGGGGGCCCTGTTGAGACGATCAAGGATGGTATTACTGGGTTCCTCTGCAACCCTAATCCAGAAGCTTTCTCATCGGCTATGAGTAAATTTATTAGGGAGCCACAGCGGGCAGAAAAGATGGGTAAAGATGCCCGACGGCATATAGAAGAATCATTTTCTACCAAAATGTTTGGCCAGAACTTGAATGGTTATCTTGTTGATATAGTCCGAGAAAAGATTGAGTAA